The following are encoded in a window of Gramella sp. MT6 genomic DNA:
- a CDS encoding sulfotransferase produces MKIENAIIILGPGKSGTTLFNNILSLHRDLYWISSYLNKFPEKHYLALLNNLNHVKWIEKQIRNKNNFPKPSESFQFWTHYIPRFPSNLKEYDAAEIGNAIEAARNIGKYQKGNRLVIKFTGPSRIEFIEEIFEKPTIIWIDRDPRAIVASFFSSKWRYKNRMEVFRNKPRKEIIEEYANYYEWISKEKESLKQFPFLHVHYESLIEDPLDFFERICSFSNLEFYTDFKELIESWNIKKQTNDKFLRLFSTEEISHMNSIFDKAKS; encoded by the coding sequence ATGAAAATAGAGAATGCAATTATAATTCTGGGGCCCGGTAAAAGCGGTACCACCCTATTCAACAATATATTATCATTGCACAGGGATCTGTACTGGATATCCTCCTATTTAAATAAATTCCCTGAAAAGCATTATCTGGCACTACTAAATAACCTGAACCATGTAAAGTGGATTGAAAAACAGATCAGAAATAAGAATAATTTTCCCAAACCTTCTGAATCATTCCAGTTCTGGACACATTATATTCCGCGTTTTCCATCAAACCTCAAAGAATATGATGCTGCCGAGATCGGCAATGCTATAGAAGCAGCAAGAAATATTGGTAAATACCAGAAAGGAAACAGGCTGGTTATCAAGTTTACCGGTCCTTCACGGATAGAATTCATCGAAGAGATTTTTGAGAAACCTACGATCATCTGGATAGATAGGGATCCCCGAGCCATCGTAGCATCGTTTTTCTCCAGCAAATGGCGTTATAAAAACAGGATGGAAGTATTCAGGAACAAACCCAGGAAAGAGATCATTGAGGAATATGCTAATTACTATGAGTGGATTAGCAAAGAGAAAGAAAGCCTTAAGCAATTTCCTTTTTTGCATGTACACTATGAATCACTAATTGAGGATCCATTAGATTTCTTCGAGAGGATATGCTCTTTTTCGAATTTGGAATTCTACACTGATTTTAAGGAGCTGATCGAAAGCTGGAATATAAAAAAACAGACCAACGATAAATTCTTAAGATTGTTCTCTACCGAAGAAATATCTCATATGAATTCGATTTTCGATAAGGCTAAGTCGTAA
- a CDS encoding glycosyltransferase, with product MSKEKLKIAFIVSHFPVISQTFIYNQIADLIERGHEVKIYALDHNCEAIRHQNIKDYNLEALTTFKEIKRSTNWEAFSLLLRTTRSNIRYFNPKKFIQKFRFFSYQTKNFDLQFFNENFWILKDQNFDIIHAHFGESGMFVADLKRAGFFSKAKFVTTFHGYDLNPSKLHILKERYAKLFREVDLMTVNSSYSKSLLEQLFNKKEIQILPVGLNTKKFKKEAERSRNLFQILFVGRLIELKAPLLALQIIPLLIAKGINDFKLILAGDGELEEEINEYIIKNNLESFVECIGAVSQEKVVQLMNDADVFILPGVYDREGRAETQGLVIQEAQSMELPVLISDAGGMKYGVVDGKTGFVIKENDLNEFANKLEILQNDNILRREMGKEGRAYVKKNFDSRVLGDRLEKVYFQLLN from the coding sequence GTGAGTAAAGAAAAGTTAAAAATTGCATTTATAGTTAGTCATTTTCCGGTTATTAGTCAAACTTTTATTTATAACCAAATCGCAGATTTAATTGAAAGAGGACATGAAGTAAAAATATATGCCCTTGATCATAATTGCGAAGCAATTCGACATCAGAATATAAAGGACTATAACCTGGAAGCTTTGACTACTTTTAAGGAAATTAAAAGATCTACGAACTGGGAGGCTTTTTCTTTATTATTAAGAACCACGAGGTCTAATATAAGATATTTCAACCCGAAAAAATTTATACAGAAATTTAGGTTTTTTAGTTATCAAACTAAAAATTTTGATCTTCAATTTTTTAACGAGAACTTCTGGATTTTAAAGGATCAAAACTTTGATATAATTCACGCTCATTTTGGTGAATCGGGGATGTTCGTGGCCGATCTTAAAAGGGCAGGTTTTTTCTCTAAAGCGAAATTTGTAACTACGTTTCACGGATATGATTTAAATCCTTCTAAGCTACATATATTAAAAGAAAGGTATGCTAAATTATTTCGAGAAGTAGATTTAATGACGGTGAATTCTTCCTATTCAAAATCTTTATTAGAACAACTTTTTAATAAAAAAGAGATACAGATTTTACCGGTTGGCCTTAATACTAAAAAATTTAAAAAGGAAGCTGAGAGAAGCAGGAACCTTTTTCAAATTTTATTTGTTGGGCGATTAATAGAATTAAAAGCTCCCCTTTTAGCGCTACAAATTATACCATTACTTATAGCTAAAGGGATTAATGATTTCAAATTGATATTAGCCGGGGATGGTGAATTAGAAGAAGAAATTAATGAATATATCATTAAAAACAATTTAGAGTCATTTGTTGAATGTATAGGGGCTGTATCTCAAGAAAAAGTTGTGCAATTAATGAATGACGCAGACGTATTTATTTTACCTGGAGTATATGATAGAGAGGGTCGTGCTGAAACACAGGGATTAGTTATTCAGGAGGCTCAATCTATGGAATTGCCAGTTCTTATTTCAGATGCAGGAGGAATGAAATATGGGGTTGTGGATGGAAAAACCGGTTTCGTGATAAAAGAAAATGATTTGAACGAATTTGCAAATAAGCTTGAAATTCTTCAAAATGATAATATTCTTAGACGAGAAATGGGTAAAGAAGGAAGAGCCTATGTAAAGAAAAATTTTGATTCTAGAGTTCTGGGGGATCGGCTAGAAAAAGTTTACTTTCAACTTTTAAACTAA
- a CDS encoding ABC transporter permease, with translation METRVYQKENTSSFLKILRESLSDVYKSRFLSRQLAERDIKAQYRQSYLGIIWAFITPLATAAVWVFLNLSGTVKLTDTGIPYPVYAFSGTLLWSILVEAINSPTVSTNSSRGLLSKINFPKEALIVAGIYKLLFNSMVKILLLVGFVFLFGLGFHWSLLLLPLGILGMLLFGTMIGLFITPLGLLYKDIGKISSFGLSFLMYVTPVVYAIPEDGIMKTIMEINPLTPLILTTRDFITGAEPEFLPYFMTIILVCIPVFFVSLILYRISIPVIVERSSA, from the coding sequence ATGGAAACCAGAGTTTATCAAAAAGAGAATACGAGCAGCTTCCTGAAGATCCTCAGGGAAAGTTTATCTGATGTTTACAAGTCGCGATTTTTATCAAGGCAACTGGCTGAAAGAGATATAAAAGCTCAGTATCGCCAGTCTTACTTAGGTATTATCTGGGCCTTTATTACGCCGCTGGCTACGGCTGCGGTGTGGGTCTTCCTCAACCTGTCTGGCACGGTGAAACTTACAGATACCGGTATCCCTTATCCGGTCTATGCATTTTCAGGAACCTTATTATGGTCTATTCTTGTAGAAGCCATCAACTCACCCACCGTAAGTACAAATTCTTCCCGCGGACTGTTAAGCAAGATCAATTTTCCTAAAGAAGCACTTATTGTTGCCGGGATCTATAAATTACTTTTTAATTCTATGGTGAAGATCCTTTTACTAGTGGGATTTGTATTCCTTTTCGGCTTAGGTTTTCACTGGAGTTTGTTGTTGCTCCCGCTAGGTATTCTGGGAATGTTATTGTTCGGGACCATGATAGGCCTATTTATAACGCCTCTTGGATTGTTATATAAGGATATTGGGAAGATAAGCAGTTTTGGCCTGAGTTTTTTAATGTACGTTACCCCCGTGGTATATGCGATCCCTGAAGATGGGATCATGAAGACGATCATGGAAATAAATCCTCTAACGCCATTGATACTTACCACCAGGGATTTTATTACTGGCGCTGAGCCTGAATTCTTACCTTATTTTATGACTATAATCCTGGTGTGTATTCCTGTTTTCTTTGTTTCATTAATATTGTACAGGATCTCCATCCCGGTAATAGTAGAAAGATCAAGTGCCTAG
- a CDS encoding methyltransferase domain-containing protein, translating to MKKILKKFLKLNNASPQIIDSRFDSRYLNPNVPLSTTVSHMNWPDYIFELGNHSDKRILEIGSREVTGISNARKRLSKAKYIGFDYYPGANVDVVGDAHKLSSYFENEDKFDIIFSSACFEHFAMPWKVTSEIAKVLKVGGYIMVETHFAYSAHERPWHFFHFTDIGLKTLFSPALGFECIEAGMSNPLVARFSSLADKYLRLKPVRGLYCHSEFFGKKVMDVEDFSWDKVEINELIGDTQYPIDQK from the coding sequence ATGAAAAAAATTTTAAAAAAGTTCCTTAAATTAAATAATGCATCTCCACAAATAATAGATAGCAGGTTTGACTCTCGGTATTTAAATCCAAATGTACCCCTGTCAACTACTGTTAGCCATATGAATTGGCCTGATTATATTTTTGAGCTTGGAAATCATTCCGATAAAAGAATACTAGAAATAGGAAGTCGTGAGGTTACGGGTATATCCAATGCTCGTAAAAGATTATCCAAGGCTAAATACATAGGTTTTGATTATTATCCGGGGGCTAATGTAGACGTAGTTGGTGACGCTCATAAACTTTCATCATACTTTGAAAATGAGGACAAATTTGACATCATATTTTCCAGCGCATGTTTTGAACATTTTGCAATGCCCTGGAAAGTTACTTCTGAAATAGCAAAAGTTTTGAAAGTAGGAGGATATATAATGGTTGAAACCCATTTCGCGTATTCAGCACATGAGAGGCCGTGGCATTTTTTTCATTTTACAGATATAGGATTAAAAACCCTATTCTCTCCTGCATTGGGATTTGAATGTATTGAAGCTGGTATGTCAAACCCCTTGGTAGCAAGGTTCTCTTCACTTGCAGATAAATACCTAAGACTTAAGCCTGTTAGAGGGCTATACTGTCATTCTGAGTTTTTTGGAAAAAAAGTTATGGATGTTGAAGATTTCAGCTGGGATAAAGTTGAAATAAATGAACTTATTGGTGATACCCAATATCCAATTGATCAGAAATAG
- a CDS encoding glycosyltransferase family A protein, with product MLVSIIIPTFNRVHLLGQAIDSVLKQTYQEWECLVVDDGSTDHTEELMGFYVKDARIRFLKRETLPKGASHCRNIGLKDARGEFCIFLDSDDMLLSHCLKDRIKLAVENKTDKFLVFPMFTQHKGERKVLEIPEAKNYISEFLQYRIHWQTMCTFWRTDFVRSIGGFDAAYPRLNDPEIHIRAMLIAGNRFKVFNKHKPDTLYRIVEDLRDRKDFALKYNEALLHFAADIPKFLYEYHQEEKIPFIKEYLNDYLDISFRFIKRRKNLELFKVFYRNKILSLPEYLKLCSDYYKYLASQKGILGKEILKLRLS from the coding sequence ATGTTGGTCTCCATAATTATTCCCACATTTAATCGCGTTCATCTGTTAGGCCAGGCGATAGATTCTGTACTTAAACAGACTTATCAGGAATGGGAGTGTTTGGTAGTGGACGACGGTTCTACAGATCATACTGAAGAACTAATGGGTTTTTATGTAAAAGATGCCAGGATAAGATTTCTGAAAAGGGAAACCCTGCCTAAGGGCGCGTCACATTGCAGGAATATTGGCTTAAAGGATGCCAGGGGTGAATTCTGTATTTTCCTGGATTCAGATGACATGCTCTTATCACACTGCTTAAAGGATAGAATAAAGCTTGCCGTGGAGAACAAGACCGATAAGTTTCTGGTCTTTCCTATGTTTACACAGCATAAAGGAGAAAGAAAGGTTTTAGAGATCCCAGAAGCAAAAAATTATATTTCAGAATTTCTGCAGTATAGAATTCACTGGCAAACGATGTGTACGTTCTGGCGTACCGATTTTGTAAGATCTATTGGGGGGTTTGATGCTGCCTATCCGCGGTTAAATGATCCTGAGATCCACATACGGGCCATGCTTATTGCAGGAAATAGATTTAAGGTATTTAATAAGCATAAACCGGATACACTATACAGGATTGTAGAAGACCTAAGGGATAGAAAAGACTTTGCCTTAAAATATAATGAGGCATTGCTGCACTTCGCGGCAGATATACCAAAATTCCTGTATGAATATCACCAGGAAGAGAAAATACCTTTTATCAAGGAATATCTCAATGACTATCTGGATATCTCTTTCAGATTTATAAAAAGGAGAAAGAATCTTGAGTTGTTCAAAGTGTTTTATAGAAATAAAATTCTCAGTTTGCCGGAATATCTTAAATTATGCAGTGATTATTATAAGTACCTGGCGTCTCAAAAAGGGATTTTGGGAAAGGAGATACTAAAACTCAGACTTTCATAG
- a CDS encoding polysaccharide pyruvyl transferase family protein yields the protein MEKQFEEVVNLFWWSEPRLMGKSHENYGDLLSKYLVEKISGKKVEWVQPKKIPWYRLDKSNVLAAGSIIHHATKSSFVWGSGIIDHDQKVAKANFRAVRGPQTRQYLNDLGYHCPEVFGDPAILLPLYFKPKVEKKHRVGIVPHYHDFKAVSEQYPDNKDIKIIDLMTLDVENVTRQILECEKIISSSLHGLIVAHAYEIPAIWVKFSNKLFGNDIKFRDYFESVNIAYGESFLWKEIKSNEDIERKFTDRINLPSRNIIKKIQEDLLDTCPFVKIEK from the coding sequence ATGGAAAAACAATTTGAAGAAGTAGTTAATCTCTTTTGGTGGAGTGAGCCTCGTTTAATGGGTAAGAGTCACGAAAATTATGGAGATCTACTTTCCAAATATTTGGTTGAAAAAATTTCTGGTAAAAAAGTTGAATGGGTTCAACCGAAGAAAATTCCATGGTATAGGTTAGATAAATCAAATGTTTTGGCTGCGGGTAGTATTATTCATCATGCTACTAAAAGTAGCTTTGTATGGGGGAGTGGAATTATAGACCATGATCAAAAAGTAGCTAAAGCAAATTTTAGAGCCGTTAGAGGTCCCCAAACGCGGCAATACCTAAATGATTTAGGTTATCATTGTCCTGAAGTATTTGGTGATCCTGCAATATTATTGCCTTTATATTTTAAACCAAAAGTCGAGAAAAAACATAGGGTAGGTATAGTACCACATTATCATGATTTTAAAGCTGTTTCTGAGCAATATCCGGATAATAAAGATATCAAAATTATAGATTTGATGACATTAGACGTAGAGAATGTCACGAGACAGATTTTGGAATGTGAGAAGATTATTTCTTCTTCCTTACATGGTTTAATTGTTGCTCATGCGTATGAAATACCTGCAATTTGGGTGAAATTTTCGAATAAACTATTTGGGAACGATATAAAGTTCAGAGATTATTTCGAATCAGTAAATATTGCATATGGAGAAAGTTTTCTATGGAAAGAAATTAAAAGCAATGAAGATATCGAGCGGAAATTTACAGATAGAATCAACTTACCTTCAAGAAATATTATCAAAAAAATTCAGGAAGACCTTTTAGATACCTGTCCTTTTGTTAAAATTGAAAAATAG
- a CDS encoding sulfotransferase domain-containing protein, whose protein sequence is MKPNFLIIGSPKCGTTSLYKYLSQHPDIEFSDRKEPKFFCWNDKDLNFRGNSRVVNQIKATTIQDRNEYLALFKNKTSIHIGEASVDYFHSDNTAKKISDFNSNMKLILILRNPVERAYSDWKHNVKMGYENIRSFRKAIDAIAGRKKNNGVPYFDYLGKGNYASHLKEYLSYFNRKNLLVLFFEDFRTDPERTCKEILEFFGENSSFDFQTNTIYTQSGELFKYYRLNYFANKLNLLDKRVGDVIRKINKVPEHISKKDREHLIGYYRKEIEELEQILDKDLSQWLK, encoded by the coding sequence ATGAAACCAAATTTTCTCATTATTGGATCTCCCAAATGCGGTACCACATCCTTATATAAATACCTGTCTCAGCATCCCGATATAGAATTTTCAGATAGGAAAGAGCCCAAATTTTTTTGCTGGAATGATAAAGACCTGAATTTTCGAGGTAATTCACGGGTGGTGAACCAGATCAAAGCTACTACCATTCAGGATAGAAATGAGTATTTAGCTCTATTCAAAAACAAAACATCAATACATATAGGTGAAGCTTCGGTAGACTACTTCCATTCAGATAATACGGCAAAAAAGATCTCAGATTTTAATTCAAACATGAAGCTGATACTCATCCTGAGAAACCCAGTGGAAAGAGCATATTCAGACTGGAAGCACAACGTTAAAATGGGATATGAGAACATTAGAAGCTTTAGAAAAGCCATTGATGCCATAGCAGGAAGAAAAAAAAACAATGGGGTGCCCTATTTTGATTATCTGGGTAAAGGTAATTATGCCAGTCACTTAAAAGAATATCTTTCTTATTTCAACAGGAAGAATTTATTAGTGCTGTTTTTTGAAGATTTTCGAACGGACCCTGAAAGAACCTGTAAGGAGATATTAGAATTTTTCGGAGAAAATTCCTCGTTCGATTTTCAGACGAATACGATCTATACCCAAAGCGGCGAATTATTCAAGTACTACAGGCTTAATTATTTTGCAAATAAATTAAATTTATTAGATAAAAGGGTGGGGGATGTTATTAGAAAAATCAATAAAGTTCCGGAACATATTTCCAAAAAAGACAGGGAGCATCTAATTGGTTACTACAGAAAGGAAATTGAAGAACTAGAGCAAATATTAGATAAAGACTTATCTCAATGGCTTAAGTAG
- a CDS encoding ABC transporter ATP-binding protein produces MEEKEVLLKVEGLSKKFCKDLKTSLWYGVKDLFSNLTGNKEERRLRPKEFWALKDINFELRRGECLGLIGHNGAGKSTLLKILNGLITPDEGRVIIKGRVGALIELGAGFNPILTGRENIYNNGAVLGFTRKEVNEKLEEIIDFAEIREFIDMPVQHYSSGMRVRLGFAVAAQMEPDVLLIDEVLAVGDLGFALKCFKTIDKILPNTAIIFVSHNMPQVSRLCDRIILLEKGEPVYSGGEVAKGIDSYYSKFSDNERNVVFSDGSINLQDATLIGNVISHEGIDQLKWHDDFEIEFIFEAVSLKNIPEFRISIFDKEQRPIAVFRANDKNSRISWSGSKIAFILKHSNLQLSKGVYVINLQVTLNNGSNPLLRINDVLSFQILDDIEVWPPFLLKSAFYESDKLLK; encoded by the coding sequence ATGGAAGAAAAAGAAGTTTTATTAAAAGTTGAAGGGCTTTCCAAGAAGTTCTGCAAGGACCTGAAGACCAGTTTATGGTACGGGGTAAAAGACCTTTTTTCTAACCTAACCGGGAATAAGGAAGAGCGCAGGTTAAGACCCAAGGAGTTCTGGGCATTAAAGGATATTAATTTTGAGTTGAGAAGAGGCGAGTGCCTTGGACTGATAGGGCATAACGGTGCGGGAAAATCTACCCTTTTAAAGATCCTTAACGGGCTAATAACGCCAGATGAAGGTAGAGTGATCATCAAGGGACGGGTAGGGGCGCTTATTGAACTTGGTGCAGGCTTTAATCCCATACTTACCGGAAGAGAAAATATTTATAATAATGGAGCGGTTCTGGGCTTTACCAGGAAGGAGGTGAATGAGAAGCTGGAGGAGATCATAGATTTTGCTGAAATACGTGAGTTTATAGATATGCCGGTACAGCATTACAGTAGCGGTATGCGGGTAAGGCTGGGATTTGCCGTAGCCGCCCAGATGGAGCCCGATGTGTTGCTGATCGATGAGGTACTGGCGGTGGGGGATCTAGGTTTTGCTCTAAAATGTTTTAAAACCATAGATAAAATTCTACCAAATACTGCTATAATATTTGTCTCTCATAATATGCCTCAGGTTTCAAGGCTATGTGATAGGATTATTTTGTTAGAAAAAGGAGAGCCTGTTTATTCAGGGGGAGAAGTTGCAAAAGGTATTGATAGTTATTATAGTAAATTTTCTGATAACGAAAGAAATGTGGTTTTTAGTGATGGATCAATTAATCTTCAAGATGCTACTTTAATAGGTAATGTTATTAGTCATGAAGGCATTGATCAACTTAAATGGCATGACGATTTTGAAATAGAATTTATTTTTGAAGCTGTGTCATTAAAAAATATTCCAGAGTTTCGAATTTCTATCTTTGATAAAGAACAAAGGCCTATTGCCGTATTTAGGGCAAATGACAAAAACTCCAGAATTTCATGGAGCGGTTCAAAAATTGCTTTTATTTTAAAGCACTCAAATCTTCAATTATCAAAAGGAGTTTATGTTATTAATCTTCAAGTAACTCTTAATAATGGAAGTAATCCATTACTCAGAATTAATGATGTACTTTCTTTTCAAATACTTGATGATATTGAAGTATGGCCACCATTTCTATTAAAATCAGCATTCTATGAATCTGATAAACTATTAAAATGA
- a CDS encoding sulfotransferase, whose translation MKSENQKIIFLNSYLPRTGHNFASEVIRIFSDHEVLAHSRSETRLSSILHSYYSIYDRKIFHQSDKDFFDELFIDNLRERILNKSDKQYIMIKDTNLIGVDSLIRVFPNDIHLILVRDPKSVFLSLIKGMRLEKRTKKNNLKRLGIKTGLYPYYYSKKLSKQVLQFLPDTSPLTIIRYENLVKKEEKTISILKEKFGTLKSIEKIKEEIDNIEVINSSFFNEVGAKGIWDMRPRTSNYNPLHRKGHSNLVRMSIALGSKNLRRRLGYI comes from the coding sequence ATGAAATCAGAAAACCAAAAAATAATTTTTCTCAATTCCTACCTTCCAAGAACTGGACACAATTTTGCTTCAGAGGTTATTAGAATATTTTCTGATCATGAGGTCTTAGCCCATTCAAGAAGTGAAACCCGTCTCTCATCAATTTTGCATTCATACTATTCTATATATGATCGGAAAATTTTTCATCAAAGCGATAAAGATTTTTTCGATGAATTGTTTATTGATAATCTTAGAGAAAGAATCTTAAATAAATCGGATAAACAATACATCATGATAAAAGATACGAATCTAATTGGCGTCGATTCTCTTATACGGGTGTTCCCTAATGATATTCATTTAATTCTAGTACGAGATCCTAAAAGCGTCTTTCTTTCCCTAATTAAAGGTATGCGCTTAGAGAAACGAACAAAAAAAAACAATCTAAAGAGATTGGGAATTAAAACTGGACTATACCCCTATTATTACAGTAAAAAATTAAGTAAACAAGTTCTGCAGTTTTTACCCGACACCTCACCCCTAACAATAATTAGATATGAGAATCTGGTAAAAAAAGAAGAGAAAACAATTTCAATTCTAAAAGAAAAATTTGGAACATTAAAAAGTATTGAAAAGATTAAAGAGGAAATTGACAATATCGAGGTTATTAATTCCTCATTCTTTAACGAAGTAGGTGCAAAAGGTATTTGGGACATGAGACCTAGAACTTCAAACTATAATCCATTGCATAGAAAAGGACATTCGAATTTAGTAAGGATGTCAATTGCGTTAGGCAGCAAAAATCTTCGAAGAAGATTAGGTTATATATAA
- a CDS encoding class I SAM-dependent methyltransferase has protein sequence MMAEQEINRNKQHYEKIYSNYGIKNILYWINNLDEFLDSAISTETSWSGLYKENFRDRIAGKRIMELGCGNCVNAAIMAALGANVYANDIADASGEIIEKLNESYNFKYPIKFIRGDFLKNEIESEYFDFVVGKAFLHHLDLDLEQKFISETVRILKQDGEARFFEPAVNNLILDKVRWYIPVKGRPSKFNRSEFLKWKLNDPHPERTFRSSHFERLGEEFFKEVKVIPVGTLERFSRIMKWGESRNSYKRWALKNEGSLPQFLNRSFARSQVLIYKNPIK, from the coding sequence ATGATGGCTGAACAAGAGATCAATAGGAATAAGCAGCATTACGAAAAAATTTATTCTAATTATGGAATAAAGAATATTCTATATTGGATCAATAATCTGGATGAGTTTCTGGATTCAGCTATTTCAACTGAGACCAGCTGGTCTGGATTATACAAAGAGAATTTCAGAGATCGAATAGCAGGAAAAAGGATCATGGAACTTGGATGTGGAAACTGTGTTAATGCTGCAATAATGGCGGCTTTAGGGGCAAATGTTTATGCAAACGATATAGCAGATGCAAGCGGTGAAATCATTGAAAAGCTTAATGAAAGTTATAACTTCAAATATCCTATAAAATTTATTCGAGGTGATTTTCTGAAAAATGAAATTGAATCAGAGTATTTCGATTTTGTTGTGGGAAAAGCATTTCTACATCATTTAGACCTGGACCTGGAGCAAAAATTTATTTCTGAAACCGTAAGAATTTTGAAACAGGATGGTGAAGCAAGGTTTTTTGAACCCGCAGTAAATAATTTAATTCTGGATAAAGTTAGATGGTATATTCCCGTTAAAGGACGGCCATCTAAATTTAACAGGTCTGAATTTTTAAAGTGGAAATTAAATGATCCGCACCCAGAAAGGACTTTTAGATCTTCTCATTTTGAACGGCTGGGTGAAGAGTTCTTTAAGGAGGTGAAAGTAATTCCTGTAGGTACATTGGAGCGTTTCAGTAGAATCATGAAGTGGGGCGAAAGTAGAAATTCATATAAGCGCTGGGCTTTAAAGAATGAAGGTTCTTTACCACAATTTTTAAACAGGTCTTTTGCAAGAAGTCAGGTTCTTATTTATAAGAATCCAATTAAGTAG